Part of the Henckelia pumila isolate YLH828 chromosome 2, ASM3356847v2, whole genome shotgun sequence genome is shown below.
actccaccaacttggacacccctTAGGGGCTTCTTAGTAAGATTTTGATAAAAGGTGGGGTATCCGTAAGGAGCTGTGAGGCGCCCTTCTCTTCTCGTAACTCTCTCCATTCAGTTTGGATACAAAAGTTATTggtttaaaaaaacacttaaataaGTCCAGTTTTTTAAagtgtttttattaaaaaaaaaaatataaacgaTTTTAGCGTTTGGATAAATGTTgaaaaagtgattttttttttaaataaaaatataagtagaAACCAAAAAGACAAAATTTTTGGCTTTTAAAAAGCACTTATTTGGAtttaaataagtgttttttttttacaaactaTCGTTGTAatcaaacttattttttttaaaaaaataagtgcttttaTTTGATTGGCTAAAAACTGCTGTTGTAATcaaacccattttttttttaaaaaaatagtacttttaatttgatttgattggctTCTGAACCCAAAGTAAGCTACCTTGGGTTTCCTTAAATAAGGTGCTCCTCTTATTCATAGACCGAAGTAGGGGTGTTATCGAGTCGAGGCGAGCTCGAGTAGCACATGActtgagctcgagctcgactcaTATTTTACTACTCGATCGAGTAGTAAAATATGTGCTCGAGCTCATTTGTAGTTCGAGTAttcaagctcgagctcgagcttgaaaattatatatatatacaaattaaaaatatatgaataaataaataaatataatattatatattataaataaataaatatataaatataatataatataatatttattatatttatatatatttatttatattattttttttatatgtggcttatcgagtagctcgcgaacTACTCGATCACATAGTTTCAAAGCTCGATCGTATGCTCaagctactcgagctcgagctcggtcaAATTAAGCTCGAATCGAGTTTTGACCGAGTTACTCACGAGCTGCTCACGAGTAGCTCAGCTCGTTACAACCCCTAGACCGAAGTCTCAACTCGATCGAGCCTCTGCTCATATAGCCTCTTTTCTTCTTTGTTTATTGTTATTGGACCGTTGCATGTGACGAAATGGATCAAGAAACAAGCGCCAAAGAAATCATCGTACACACGAAATGCAAATGATTTGTTCCCTTGGCGTCCGCATAACTCGCAACAGAAACATTCAGATGTGACGAAGAATAATGAGACAGAAAATCTTGCGCTCTccctttctctctctctctctctatctCCCGTCACCCCTCCGCAAAAAAGTTCCGTTCTTGAAGAATTTTCTCTCTGCCCTGAGCAAATTCTTTATCCAACGCCACCGCATTGATGCGGTTTCAGGGGTGAGCCATTTCCATTCAACCCCGAAACCATCCCCTTTTTTTCCCGATCGGTCTGGATGTTCGCATTGTCGGCTCCTTTTAATGGGTTTTAGTGGGTCATGGGTTGCGCTAGCTCCAAGAGTGTAAAGGCCGATTCCCCTGAATTTGATGATTCCGCCTCTGTCATCGCCGTAGTTGGAGCGTCTGTTCCGAGTCATAGGCCGGGACGGTTGAGTTCTTCTGGACCTTTACTTGTCAAACCAGGATTTGGGCATTTGGAGAAGATAAAGGAGGAGCCCgaagaggaggaggaggaggaggaagaagacgaggaggaggaggaagaggaagaggaggaagaggagTTGGTGGCGGATATCGTGGGGGAAGATGATGAATCTGGGAACAAAAGACACGGTTTTCAGGATTCCTCTGGAAATTTGAAGGCATTAAGGAAAGGGTCCTCTGAGAAAAAAGTTGTTTTCAGCATTAAATTTGGAAGGTTGATAGAAGGCGAGCACGTGGCTGCTGGATGGCCGGCTTGGCTCTCGGCTGTGGCTGGTGAAGCCATTGATGGATGGCTTCCTTTGCAATCAAACAAATTCGAAAGATTCGAAAAGGTAATGTCATAGCTTAAGCGATGTGTTTTTATATCCATGAAAGTTCAAGTTCGACATATTTCGGATCAGGATTGATACACTTTCTGCTTTGCCTATATGTAGATTGGACAAGGTACATACAGCAGTGTTTACAGAGCTCGTGATGTGGAGACTGGTAAGATCTTTGCACTCAAGAAAGTGCGGTTCGACAATTTTCAACCTGAGAGTGTGAGATTCATGGCTCGAGAAATCACGATTCTACGCAAGCTTGATCATCCAAATATCATAAAGCTTGAGGGTGTCATTACTTCCCGGTTATCATGTAGTATATATCTTGTTTTCGAATATATGGAACACGACCTTTCCGGGCTGCTGTCTTGCCCTGACATAAAATTCTCTGATTCACAGGTTAGTTCGTAACAAGTTAGCACTAGATTGTTATAAGCTTGATCAACTTTGGTTTTCAGAGTACTTCTTACGATCATGAATTGTTTTGGTGATCATAAGATTATAAATAAACACAATTCTGTCTTCTCATTGGAGTTTTTCTTCTGGGAGTAGATTAAGTGCTACATGAAACAACTGTTGAGTGGTTTGGAGCATTGCCATTCTCGAGGAGTGATGCATCGCGATATTAAAGTATCCAATATCTTGGTAAATAATGAAGGGATTCTGAAGATTGCTGATTTTGGTCTGGCGAATTTTTTGAGATCGAAAAACAAGCAACCCTTGACTAGTCGGGTGGTGACTCTGTGGTACCGCCCACCTGAACTGCTTTTGGGCTCAATGAGTTACGGGGAATCAGTTGATCTGTGGAGCGTAGGCTGTGTTTTTGCTGAGCTTTTTCTTGGAAGGCCTCTCTTTAAGGGCAGGAATGAGGTTCAAATGTTGTCAATATGGAGTTTGATTCATTAGAAATTTAGGAAAGTGCTCTTAATCTTTTGCTTCTGCAGGTTGAGCAATTGCATAAAATCTTCAAACTTTGTGGTTCTCCAGCGGATGAATACTGGAAAACATCAAGACTTCCTATGGCGACGATGTTTAAACCCCAGCATCCTTACGAAAGTACACTTCGAGAAAGATGCAAAGAATTTCCAAAGAGTGCAGTTAGACTTATAGAGACATTTCTTTCAATTGAACCTTACAAGCGTGGAACTGCTATCTCTGCTCTTGACTCGGTGGTAAGATTTCTGATAAAGCAATTGAATATGCCAACTTTATCACACAAAGCTCTTTATTTATTATGGCTTTATACTTTTTCTCAGTATTTCAATACAAAACCTTATGCATGTGATCCATCAAGTCTGCCTAAGTTCCCACCAAACAAGGAGATTGATGCGAAACTCCGTGAAGAAGCACGAAGGTGACAAAACCTGCAGTTTCGTTTTCTGCACTAAAATATCTAGATTTGATTCGAGTACAATATACGGGTGCACACAGATTAGTTTAACCAATAGTTTGTGTAGTACTAATTGCACAAAGAAGATAGACTAAATATTATAACATCCTGCATGAGTCATTTACAGTGATCATTTTCGAATATCAAACTAAAGTTTGCCAATTTTCAGGAAGAAGACGGGCGCCACTGCACGAATCTCAGCTGGTTCAAGAAACTCAAGAAGGGTCCGTAAAACTCTGCAAGAACCAAGTGATTTCTGCAGAGTTGTTCCAACAGAGGTTCTCTCCCCTTCTGATCATGGCTTTTTCCACGCTTTTAGATCGCCATTTGTActaaactttcttcttgtttcaaAGGAGGTTGAGACCAACATGCACGGTGCTCGTGGAAACCACGGTGGCAGCACAAATATACATCGTAGAAGAGGTGGAATCGATCCTAGGATGTCATTGAACTTATCCTATGATACAAAATCAGAGGCCTTGTCTGAAGCTTCTCAGATGACGCATGAATCACAAGGATCCAGCATCCGTTCTGTACCTGTTGAAGCGACAGGA
Proteins encoded:
- the LOC140885263 gene encoding cyclin-dependent kinase C-2 C-like isoform X1, with the protein product MGCASSKSVKADSPEFDDSASVIAVVGASVPSHRPGRLSSSGPLLVKPGFGHLEKIKEEPEEEEEEEEEDEEEEEEEEEEEELVADIVGEDDESGNKRHGFQDSSGNLKALRKGSSEKKVVFSIKFGRLIEGEHVAAGWPAWLSAVAGEAIDGWLPLQSNKFERFEKIGQGTYSSVYRARDVETGKIFALKKVRFDNFQPESVRFMAREITILRKLDHPNIIKLEGVITSRLSCSIYLVFEYMEHDLSGLLSCPDIKFSDSQIKCYMKQLLSGLEHCHSRGVMHRDIKVSNILVNNEGILKIADFGLANFLRSKNKQPLTSRVVTLWYRPPELLLGSMSYGESVDLWSVGCVFAELFLGRPLFKGRNEVEQLHKIFKLCGSPADEYWKTSRLPMATMFKPQHPYESTLRERCKEFPKSAVRLIETFLSIEPYKRGTAISALDSVYFNTKPYACDPSSLPKFPPNKEIDAKLREEARRKKTGATARISAGSRNSRRVRKTLQEPSDFCRVVPTEVLSPSDHGFFHAFRSPFVLNFLLVSKEVETNMHGARGNHGGSTNIHRRRGGIDPRMSLNLSYDTKSEALSEASQMTHESQGSSIRSVPVEATGSTGFTWGKGPKQPDVFKRLHSHHTSSRSQKSNALEPSSVLYAHDYLESDMLDTNEFSRKVHGDAAGRPPLNRERVQIHHHRDSFDPSDSSDARELSLDYNHNRRKKGRIGYSGPVIHQSQEIDSIQHSQTQQTLHRSRFYKDL
- the LOC140885263 gene encoding cyclin-dependent kinase C-2 C-like isoform X2 translates to MGCASSKSVKADSPEFDDSASVIAVVGASVPSHRPGRLSSSGPLLVKPGFGHLEKIKEEPEEEEEEEEEDEEEEEEEEEEEELVADIVGEDDESGNKRHGFQDSSGNLKALRKGSSEKKVVFSIKFGRLIEGEHVAAGWPAWLSAVAGEAIDGWLPLQSNKFERFEKIGQGTYSSVYRARDVETGKIFALKKVRFDNFQPESVRFMAREITILRKLDHPNIIKLEGVITSRLSCSIYLVFEYMEHDLSGLLSCPDIKFSDSQIKCYMKQLLSGLEHCHSRGVMHRDIKVSNILVNNEGILKIADFGLANFLRSKNKQPLTSRVVTLWYRPPELLLGSMSYGESVDLWSVGCVFAELFLGRPLFKGRNEVEQLHKIFKLCGSPADEYWKTSRLPMATMFKPQHPYESTLRERCKEFPKSAVRLIETFLSIEPYKRGTAISALDSVYFNTKPYACDPSSLPKFPPNKEIDAKLREEARRKKTGATARISAGSRNSRRVRKTLQEPSDFCRVVPTEEVETNMHGARGNHGGSTNIHRRRGGIDPRMSLNLSYDTKSEALSEASQMTHESQGSSIRSVPVEATGSTGFTWGKGPKQPDVFKRLHSHHTSSRSQKSNALEPSSVLYAHDYLESDMLDTNEFSRKVHGDAAGRPPLNRERVQIHHHRDSFDPSDSSDARELSLDYNHNRRKKGRIGYSGPVIHQSQEIDSIQHSQTQQTLHRSRFYKDL